Part of the Kwoniella shivajii chromosome 1, complete sequence genome, GCAGAGTATCCCACTTACGTGGCTACTTATAGCTCCTTCGCCTGACTCCAAGCTCATTTCCTTCATACCCTTTTCTAGCATAAACTTGTCATACGCTGCCTTCAGAGTGcctttcatcccttcaaCGTCATTCGCGTCCAACCCAATTTGACTGCTCAACCACCCAGTTTCCGTTTCATCCTTGTTCAATAGATAGACTAACCTCGTTGCGAACACTTCCGCTTGTACTGAAGGGGTGGAAGCAGCATCCGACATGATTTCGgtacttgaagatgattgtaATAATCTATTCTGTCGATATTCGCTAGGCAACGACGGCACGGGCGGTGGAGTTGGTGATCTTGCCCCCCACTGTTTATCTTTTTCGTGACTCGATTTCATGACAATACCATCAGAAGCTGTTCGACGTGGTTGCGGTCTAGCTTCCACTGCCTTCGGCTGCCAAGTGGAATGTGCTGGCTCCTCTTGACCAGTCGTAACCCCTAAACCCTGTACGATACTACTCATGCCCCAGATGTCGTCAGTTTGTGGCTCTGATTTTCGCCTCTTGGCTGGTTTGGCATCAGGATTCGGTATTTTGGCTTCACGAGACGGTTGAGGTAGGGCACTAAataatggtggtggtgagCCTTTCTTCGCAGCCGCCGCCACCGAAGTTGTCAGACTTGTAGATACTGTCCTAGTCTTGCTTCGAGGATTCCGTTTACTGGGCTTATCCGTTTGTAATTCGATCGTGGTCGCAGATAGCGTTGTTGCTTCTAGACCCAAGCTGAATAGACTTGCACTCATCGATGTCTCAGGACTATATCCTATTCCGGAGGTTGAGGTAGAAACAGATGGAGAAAACAGGGTTACAGGTGTTGAATTACCAGATACTGACGTCGAGCCGGTAGACATGCTAAATGGATGATGTGAAGGGGACATGGAAAAATATGATGCCGATtgaggaagtgatgaagcCATGGGAGAAATTGGAGAAGGCACGGAGATGGATAGCGATTGAGGTGTCCTCTTTGGctgattggaagaaggaatagGTAGATGAGAAGATTGTCCGCTAGAAGACTTTGCCTACACAATCGTGTGTTAGTCACGCCCACCTGTCCAGATCATGTATGAATCCgaacactcacctctttcgctTGCTTGTCTCgttctctcttcctcctttgcctttctcTGCCTTTCTCTCTGATCCTAGCTTGTTTTTCCGCCTGTCGCactctttcagcttcactatcgtcatcttcaaaGTCCAAATCCGGTGATCGTGGTCTACTCTTCGACACCTGTTGAGCGTGCGATAAAGGTTCGACCATAACGTCTAAGGTTCCCGTTCCaggagatggaagtggtTGCATTGCGCCCAACGGAGAAGGATCGAAGGAACTTGCTGTCGAGATACTAAGAGCATCTATAGACTTTCGTCTGAACTTCATCGCCTTTGTAGGTGTGGGGTGAGTCACTTGGACGAATGGAAGATGCTGAGATGAGTTTGGTGACGTAGACTGACCGAGAAAATGGTGAGAAGGAGAGAACATATGTTCTTGATGATAATTATGATGCTGAGGTTGATTGGGGTGATTATTCGCTATATACATCGTTGCAGTCGTATCAAAAGGATCAGACGTCGATGTTGAGGAAGACGAATCATGATACAACGGGAAATTGCGAGAGGAGGATGCCGAAGCATGAGcaggatgttgatgatagcCTGCTGAATCCATGACTACTATTGTAATCAGCTTCGCTGATCAAAAGGTTTGTTtgtggatgaagaggaagtcgGGCTCACCTGCTACTTCGTGACAAACCCAGAGAGTGAAACGAAGACAGGGAAATCCAGAGATCAGACGATCATTAGCTACTGGGCATGTCACACTTTCTGATACACGAAGTGAGTGAGATACGTGAAGAGAGTGCAGGGATGGGCAGATTGGCGTGAAACGCCAATTGGCAGGTCAATGTCAATAGAAATTTATAAACACACCTTGGAATAacctcttttttctttcccttccgtACTCGCTACACGAAGAACCTCAACAGGATGAACCAAAGAGATGATCAGATTCACTTGAAATTCCGTTGTATGGTATTTTTGGTttccgcttcttcccttccGAGCGTATCCTCTAGGGTGGTGCACTGAAAGACCCTCTTTTGTGGAACGGATCGCAACGCAGCCCAAATATGAACTCCCTGCCTATGAGTCGAGTCGAAGGTCAAAGGACTGTCTATATACAGTGAATAAAAGAGTCTCTTGCGATCCTGACTCTCCAGCTCAGCTAAAGGACAAGTCACGAATCATACAAAGTGAGATGAAAAGGTGCTATGGAcaaagaaacagaagaagtTTATGTTTCGAATAAAAACCGAAGACCGTGAAATATAGGATCTTTCTTTTAAGGAACgcttgaatttgaatgaagctaatGGAAATTAATTCATTTTCTGGTGGAATAAGAAGCCAGACGAGGACAGCGATTTCACCGGTTTGCCGGTGAGATTGAACgattttctttccctttttatggtccaggtggatggggtgggtggatggtggtggtgcaaTGGTAGTGCGTAATACTGATGATTAATTGGTTCTTGTGGCTTTTGAAAAAGGACACCGCACCACACTGCTCTAGAAACGAGGGTGGGGAGATACGAAAGACTTTGTTAGAAAGGGTTGTCTGAAGATAGACCCAATTGATAAATCTTTCGAGACGAAGTCCGCACGTAAGCTCGTTCAGGGAGTGCTTTCCCAAAGTCGTTTGAAGAGTCTGTGCAGGTACAATCTTTCAGAACCTCGCTCCCGTCTTTGAGATTAAAGGCACAAATCGTTCTTTCGGCGTCAGCTCTTACTATTTCGTTTCCCAAAATAAGTGGAGGAGGTTCAAATTCGGAGACAAATCTTTTGGTGTGAACCAAATGCATTCCAAGTCTTTCGTTGATCCAATATACGATCTCCATATTGGACTGCCGTCCTACCCCATATGTCCAATGTCAAAAGGGGATTGTCACCCGTCCTGTCGTTTTCCATTTCTGGGGGTACTAGCAGACCAGCAGACTAATTCGTCTTCTGAGAATGGTACGTTATTAAAAGGGAAGGGACGGTAACTAGTCTAATTTCAACATGACTAATCGTTAGATCCGATTCGCACTTGACTTTCCGTATGAGATATCGTCTTCTATATCTGCATACAACACCCACTTACTCCGTTACAGACAAAAGAtatgaagacgatgatcATATGGTTGTTAATCAAGGTACAGTGCGTATTGGAATCATTATCAAGAATAGAATAACATTGCATTGCATAATGAGTAAACCGACGGTTTATGCCAAATTTCAGGTAACTCTTACCGTACCGTATTATATCGTAAACGGAAGGAGTCGTACGTGCATTCTTGATGTGATTCCACGATGAAATTGCTTATTTTAGTTGATCTTTCGCACTATGGCCAGATCAGTCCACCGTGCACTCCACTAAGGAAATAAATATCACCATTCTTGTGATATGACTTCAATCTGTTTCAAACGgtgattggaagatgtccAAATCACGAAATGTTGCTTGATGTCCAGCGGGAAAGTGGGGTGAGATACTCGCTTACTCAAAGAACTCGGTCAGTTCCGTTGAGTAATGCCGAATTCGATTACAACAGTAAGGAAGATCTAGGAGAGAAACTATTATGCAAATACGGGTACATCTTCTGAACCGAGAACTGATAGATCAATACGATCATTAAATTCCCTGTCTGCATGACGGTTCTCAAAAAAAGACTGGAATACGACCTCTTGATGGTGGAGATGTCATGTCATTATCGGTGGTTGTAAATGTATCTTCTCCAGCGGCTGGTGTTGGACCTGAAAATCAGGTGTTCACAATCAAAAGAAGTCAGATCTGCATATTTTTCCTTTGTATGACGCATTTATCACTCCCGCGAAGCCCCCTAAAGGGTGGAGAATGCTTGATTTTCTTAGGTAGTCTCATGGTAGGGTGATGCAATCTCGTTATCTACCGAGCTACATGCATGTCCGAGGATGACGAGATGAAACTTCGTTCTCATTCTATGCGATCTCATGATATCTGGAAGCGAATTAACTCAATCACCTTCCCTCCCCAATACGTTTCTACCTTTGCGATATTAAGTAAGACAAAGAAAGTCGCGCCATACTTCACAAAAGGGCTTCACCTTACAGTAACATTTTACGGCATGTGATCGGTACAATAATGGAACGGTACGGCAACCGGATTTTGACCGAGTTAGAGTCACATCACTAAGCTAGATCCAACTTCCTTTTTAACCCTTGTATTCGAATTCTCCGCAGGAAACGACAAAGTACTTGCATGAATTCCTTTAATTTTTTTTTCTCACGCCATCGCAGCCATACACTGAAACGGAGCACTCCCAATCACTACAGTTCCAACAAAGTACCCGCACTCCATCTTTTAGACATGCTTGTACCACTATGACATTCCTATTTGATCCGGACAAGTCGGAGGTTAAAAAGAAAGTACCTTTACATCGTCCGGAATGGCCGTGATCATGTGGTGTGACAATAGAGGATTGGTTTTACGGGCTGGTGGATAGCGTTACTCAAGATGTAGCGTGAAGTAGGATATGTGAACGGAAGCCCTTCAGTCCACAGCGACAAGTCTGGAATACTCTTCCCATTTGGGCTAGCATCAGCTGTAACGTATGCATATACAGGTTTAATATGTTTAGGAATGTTGTAATATATGAGACTGAGGCTTTGGATATACTCCACAGGAGTAGGTAGATGTCATCACATTCGGGAAAGCGAATAAATCTTTGGGGATGTTCGTTGCAATCGTTGGAATATTTAGTGTAACCAAGTGACAATCAAGGATTACGTCAGGCGGATGATACAGGCTTTTGAGATtgatgggaatgagaataGGTAAAGTGCCCCGAGATTCATACATCTTTCCAGTGTATCCGAGCTCTCTTTGTAGTTGAAACAAAACGTATCGTATCTCCCACCCCAAATCTCGACAAAACGGGAAAAGAACGGCTGACTATTTTCCATTATCCCTTGAATACTTCCTTAGATCTTCAATCATGATTGACGTGTGCTTCTTCGGTCACAACACAATTATATTCCGTGTCACCAATATCGGGTGCAATATCTGATACCGACACTAAAACTGGTGTGAAACAAGTGAAATGGGAAAAATCTTCATTTTCGTGAGTTCTGACCATCAAGTGAAAGATGTCCCTCAAACGGTCTGGCAGGGTCGTACATGAAAGCTCCTGTAAAATGATCCGTCAGCGAGGACGAGCAGAATCCGGACCATATCAGGGATGCGTGTGAATACTGTACCTCCTTGATGACTAATTACATATGGTGTGTTTTACGGTGACTATCAGTATCAGATGGACGTAAGACCAGTGCATGCTGTATCGGAGACGTCCACTTTCACCTAGTTTCCCCTTGTTATAGAGATAAGCATGAATAGGGAATCAATGGCTTTCCACCTAGAGTCCATGTTTGCCAATAATCCGGCACACCGAAATTTCAGATGGGATTAACGCTTTGGATAAAATCAGTGTCACTCAAGGAGCACACAGTGATATAGTTTAGTAAAGAGTTCCAATCCCTCTTGACTGGGCTTTATTAGATCATCTTAGTTATGTCTCCGTCTTTGGCTTTGCTTCAATCACATATAACCTAGACGAGAGAAATAAGTAGGTGCCACTATGCCACTATAGAATTCATTTGCCACGTGTCAATGACTtatgaaaatcaaaaaagcaaaagtcGCGTTTTACGTTTCAGGTTTGTATACTTTGGGAGTTCACGCTCGGACCATTCTTCTCACATGGAAATCACTGTCATTATAAGtgaacatcatcattcgtaCCATATCGTACCACAACATAGCATATCATCTCATAGCATAGCTTCAGTAGGAGAGAGCAGGATCTAACCAAATTTCCACGGATAGGACGGAACCAACGCAGCATCATAGGAAATCTCGTCCAGACAAACTGAATAGTAGCGACAACCCCCCGGTGAAACAGATCAAAGGGACATTTGTAACAAAGAATCGTAACAACCAAATACAAAGTTGTACCACATACTCATCCATATTGAGTATACTTGAAGATCATCTCACTTTAGTGTAAGTTCCCCGCGTGCTATCGCAGACAATGGTCACGTTGGAGTCTGTATGAACCGGGATGCGAAAGTCTCAACATTTGACAAACTTACAGTACAGAAACGGAGGGGAGACAGAataatcagctgatattgtCAGTGAAGATGGATAAGACAAGCTGACTTGGTTAATGCATATGCTAGATCCCTCATCTCCCCTTACATCTCATCATAAAATGGCAGCAACTCGAAATATCAAGTGTAGGTTCATCGCCTCGCGGAGCTATTCTATGACAGCTGACCCAAATGACGATCCCTCTATATATTTCAACCTTCTGCTTCTCACTACACTGTAATTTGCTATAACTCCGCTTCGCTCTGCCATATTATACACCCTGTTCTGGTACCATCTCTCGCCTGGTCAAAACCAAAATAGGTGTTGTGGTAGGAGATGGTGCTGTTGGAAAGGTAATTTCAATATCCTCTTTCTCTGATCTACATGATGCCCTATCTGCCTACTCATGAAGACTTCGACTGATTTTTGTACTCGATACAGACATGTCTCTTGATCTCATACACCACCAATGCTTTCCCAGGGGAATACGTTCCCACGGTATTCGATAACTATTCAAGTCAAGTGAACGTGGATGGTATGACGGTCTCTCTGGGTCTATGGGATACTGCAGGTCAAGAAGATTATGAGTGAGTTAATTACTCTGATCGCTCCTGAGCAGCTCATTGTAACAAAACCAACTAATATCATTTGTTTTTCCATTGTACAGTCGATTGAGACCATTATCATACCCTCAAACTGATGTATTCTTACTTTGCTTTTCTGTCGTATCACCAGCTTCTTTCGAGAACGTGAGAACAAAAGTAAGCTACAACTTGGGGGGTGATCCGAAACTGCCATAAGCTGATTACATCGTGTTTGACAGTGGTATCCTGAAATTCAACATCACTGTAAGTGCGATTGCCATGTATCCGGAAAACCTAGTGCAAAGCACGGTGTTCTAATCCTTGAGTATTGTTAGCGCCGGGAACACCCATCATTCTCGTCGGTACTAAGCTTGATTTAAGAGATGATCCTTTACAACTCGAGAAATTGAGAGATAGGAGACAAGCTGCTATACAATATTCCCAAGTAAGTCATACGTCGAGAACCTTCTCCTTGCTTGTGGAAAGTGTAAAGCAGGAAATTGGCaagttgttgttgaccaTCTGCTTTCATGTAGGGATCGGCCATGGCCAATGACATCAAAGCTGCTAGAGTAAGTCTCGCTTTACAATTCTGCTTTATGATATATCTGACTTGCTTTGGTGTAGTATCTCGAATGTTCTGCATTGACTCAAAAAAACCTTAAATCAGTATTTGACGAGGCGATTCGAACTGTCCGTGAGTGGACGATCCATTGCATAGATCCAATGCGAGCAAAGCCTCTTGATCTGTTAGCTAACCTTCATTGATGTCTCTTTCAGTCAATCCCAATCGACGTGCTGGAAAAGCCAAGAAATCCAGCGGTTGCACTCTCATGTAAAAACAATTTCGGAATAGATCAGGATCCTACTTCACAATCGATATATCATATGACAACGTTCTCATTCTATGCTCGATTCTCCcagctttctttttcatatACGACTATATAAGGTGAAACCATTGAAATCACCATGTACTACCAACCAATAtcaattctttttcattCTAGTCAGTTTCACGTCGACCCTTTTCTAATGATACTTCTATTTATCCCAAAACCAATTACTACATGTGATCTTTACAGAACGTACTTATGATATCtgttttcctttccttcttctgtgTGATATgtgatatatgatatatgatatgCATATTTATGACTTTATCTAGTTTGTTTATTTACTTAGATTAAATTCTCTGGACCGAATGAATTAGGCAACAATTCTTCCATGGTCATTTTCTTTATGAattcttgagcttcttgaccttgaacatcATTTAACCAATCTGGAATCCCACCTAAAGGGTATTTGGATGATATGAAGTAAACTGGAACGTTTGGTTCTAAAAATTCACGCAGGAATTGTCGACAGATACCACAAGGGGACGTTGTAGGTGACGGGACGTCACTATAGTGCATATAATATTATCTGGCAAACAGCTCAAGTAGTTGAATGAGTGGACGTGACCTACGAAGAGACTACAACAGCTAAAAACTTGTTTTGACCTTCACTCTAACCAGTTTCACTAAATATAAGCTTGAATCGTTGAGGATCATGTAGATGAAATAGCTTACGATCGCTTTTGTTATAGCTGTTCTCTCGGCACATATTCCTGCGCCTATGATATTCGTAATGACAATCTCAGCATACTGATGTCTTGTTTTGTAGGTACGTTTGACCCGACCAAGTCTCACCGACACAATGTATTCAAACGACAAATATTCCCCTCCTTCCTTTCGGGCTAAGCACTATACGACCAATcctttgatcttcatcatcgtctctCTCTCCACAGACACAGGTCTCGCTGATCCTACAGAGGAGCCTTCCCACGGCGGGGTATATAATCGAGAATGAGCAATGCACATACCGTATGAGGCATTCTCAACGTTACATCCCCCGAATACTTGTCCATCGGCGGATAACAAAGCAGCTCCGACCCTACGTTACCGTGCAGCATGGAAGTAACGTTAGCTTTATGGATTACACACTGAGATAGGCGGTCAATTTTGAGGAAACTAACCTGAATTTGGAGTAAGGGGCATAAGCTCGATCTCTGTCTGTAGGGGTTTTCTGGTTAATTAGCTGTGGACGGCAATAGGGGTCAAGCAAGGCTGTCTCAACAGAAAGTGACATGTTATACATACACTTGAGAGAAGTTCTACAGAGCTCATCTAAGGCTGGAGCACCTAAAGGGTAAGCTTCATGAGGCATTGTGGGCTATCATAAGAATAAGAATAGGGAGATAAGAGACACAAAACTCAGAAAGGTCAATGACAGACTGGCTATATATTATTATTAATTAATACCGGGTTCCCACCTGCTTTGTACACTATGGGGCTCCGCAAGTATTGCCCAAAAGTGCCGTATAAATGGGTGGTTGATTTACAATAATTCAGGATCAAAGTTTTGTTTGAAAACCCCGAAATTTCACGTTTTCACCTTCCATAATAATCAGAATTCACTGACATCTTTGAGATTCTTTCACAttcctttcctctcttccagATCAACAAATACATCAATACACAACGAAAGAGACTCGTGCCAGAGGTGTATGCCACCTCGTTCACTCCTTACGAACAACTTAAGAAGCTTGACCAGATCTTCATTTCCCGTCACTTCTAATTTCTCATTTATACATCCCTTTGTTGTACCTATCTGTTTCTCACAACCAACTTCAGGTTTAACgtttcctccttttctcGTTTCTCATTTTTCTACATCACACGTCAATCACGCCAAACCACCTAAGAAAATGGCTCCTAAAAAGAAGGTCGATGAACCCAAAAAAATCATCCTTGGTAGACCAAGTAATAACTTGAAGGTAGGTGAGATCCTCCTTGAATGCATTTCCAGCCTATTCACATGAGCTAATGTATAATTCTTGTAGATCGGTATCGTGGGTGTACCAAATGTCGgcaaatcatcattcttcaacaCACTTTCTCAAACAGATCTGGGTAAAGCAGCAAATTTCCCTTATGCCACAATGTAAGCTTTTTTCAAAGACCATATCCGCATGATCGAATTCGAAGCTTATTCATGCCGTGGCATTTTGTTAGTGATCCAGAGGAAGCTCGTATTCCTGTTCCCGATGAACGATTCGATTGGCTTTGCTCAGTGTATAAACCAACCAACAAGATACCTGCTTTCTTGACCTGTATCGATATCGCCGGTTTGACTGCCGGTGCATCAACAGGTGCAGGATTAGGAAACGCGTTCTTATCTCATGTTAGATCAGTCGATGGTATTTTCCAAGTCGTCAGAGCTTTTGATGATGCAGAAGTAATTCACGTCGAAGGTGACGTTGATCCTTGTAGAGATATGAAAATCATCTCAActgaattgagattgaaagacATTGAATGGACCGAGAAAGCTCTGGAAGTATGTAAGAAGAATACAAGAAATGCAGGTGGTGTCAGTTTAGCCGAtaaagctaagaaagaagaacaagtaaGTCAATACATGAAAATGTTGGTACGAAGGGTGTCAGCTCACCAAATTTGGTTTGATCGTATTCTTAGGCTACAGTTGAGAAAATCTTAAGTCTCCTCAGAGATGACAACAAGGACGTACGAAAAGGTAACTGGTCCAACAAAGAGGTTAGTTCATTATTCTTTGAACTTTTCACGCGTTTTGCATTTGCATCTTTtaaccattcatcatcctcaccacCTAAAACCATAAACAAAACCCCTTTGCCTGATGAAACAGAGCTACGCTCTTTAAACCCAGCTCATCGATGTCGGAGTAACGCCCAATATACAAATGAGAGAAATCTATTCTACTGATCTTCCTTCGTTCAATAAACCTTGCCTGGCTACCTCTTTCATTGCATCTTGACATGGATTGAGTTGCTGACAGAACGAGGTGAAACTTTAGGTTGAAGTCATCAATGGTCTTAACCTTCTTACAGCTAAACCCATCACTTATCTCGTCAATCTTTCCGAAAGAGATTTCattcgaaagaagaacaagtggTTACCTAAAATCAAAGCTTGGATAGATGAGAACAATGCAGGAGATTCTCTCATTCCATTCTCAGTAGCTTTGGAAGAGAGATTAGTTCGAAtgacagatgatgagaaagtaGCCGAAGCTGAATCTTTGGGTTTGGGTAAAAACGCCAGTGCTTTGGGTAAAATCACGACCATTGGTTACGCAACTTTAGATTTGATCCGATATTTCACATGTAAgtgattttctttcttctgtGTTTCCAGATGCTTATGTAGTTCTTCATTATTCACAGGTGGACCTGTCGAAGTTCGAGCTTGGACTATCCGAAAGGGTACCAAAGCTCCTCAAGCAGCTGGTGTCATTCAGTAAGTCTGAATATATCTTTTTACCCAATTTAAGGGAgcgaatcaagctgatcgGTATCCACTTGTAGCTCTGATTTTGAAAACAAGTTTATCTGTGGTGAGATCATGTCCTACGAAGATCTTAAAGAGTACGGTACAGAAGCCGCTGTCAAAGCTGCTGGAAAGCTTAGACAACAGGGTAAACCTTATGAACTTGTAGACGGTGATATCTGTTACTGGAAATCCGGTCAATAGACGGACCAAGTAAGGGTGTCAGTGAGATAGAAGTTATGCATTTTATGCGATATATGATAGCTTTGTATTTCACCGTCGTCGAGGGCATCCGGTGTGGTGTGTTTGCAATCTGCCCAAAGCGCGAGAATCTTTCCGAAGTGAATGTCAGTGCTGTCAGGGTTGGGTTGAGTGATcatatcaagaaaaggtTTATTGACCTCTTTTGAGAAAGTTTTTCAAACAATCGGCATTGTATCTTCATCTTATATCGACGAACAAGCACTTCCAGTATCAAAATCGTTCAAATAAATCTTATCTTTGCACTCACACTACTCTAATCAAGGTATGTGACCTTTTGCTTCGTCGTGGATGACACagagaagcgaagaagagaactACTTGAGCCCCAGTGGTGTGACTCACTTGACTCATCCACCATTTCTAAGTTGTAGTTATAGCCGCATCTGAATTTCTCGTCCGTAATTTTCTGATCCTCATTTTGGTGCTCATTTCACTCTGACTTCGGGACTCCCCGATTTTCTGTAAGTTAAACATTTTAAACACAAGTTATACCCGTGATTTTGGTGAATAGACGCGATAAGTTATCTTTCCGTTTTCATGTTTATCACcttacatcttctacatGGTCGTGGTGACTATAGCTTGATATCACATGAATTCGTCGTAGAgcaagatcatcatcacttcaCCTGCATCAGAGCATCCGTCAGATTACAACAACATGTCACATCCATCCAATGCTGCCAATCAAACTCAAGCTCTTGTTCCCTCCACATCATCGACCAAAAGATTATCAACGATATCCAAACAGAATTCATCTAGTCCCGCGAAAGGTGCTACGGGTGGTTTGGTAGGTGCTAAAGACGTTGTTAGTCCTGGCGAATTATGTGGATTCGTGAGTGGCTAACAAAATGTTGTTACCTGGCAAGTG contains:
- a CDS encoding cytidine deaminase; amino-acid sequence: MPHEAYPLGAPALDELCRTSLKYRDRAYAPYSKFRVGAALLSADGQVFGGCNVENASYGAGICAERTAITKAISEGQNKFLAVVVSSDVPSPTTSPCGICRQFLREFLEPNVPVYFISSKYPLGGIPDWLNDVQGQEAQEFIKKMTMEELLPNSFGPENLI
- a CDS encoding GTP-binding protein YchF; translation: MAPKKKVDEPKKIILGRPSNNLKIGIVGVPNVGKSSFFNTLSQTDLGKAANFPYATIDPEEARIPVPDERFDWLCSVYKPTNKIPAFLTCIDIAGLTAGASTGAGLGNAFLSHVRSVDGIFQVVRAFDDAEVIHVEGDVDPCRDMKIISTELRLKDIEWTEKALEVCKKNTRNAGGVSLADKAKKEEQATVEKILSLLRDDNKDVRKGNWSNKEVEVINGLNLLTAKPITYLVNLSERDFIRKKNKWLPKIKAWIDENNAGDSLIPFSVALEERLVRMTDDEKVAEAESLGLGKNASALGKITTIGYATLDLIRYFTCGPVEVRAWTIRKGTKAPQAAGVIHSDFENKFICGEIMSYEDLKEYGTEAAVKAAGKLRQQGKPYELVDGDICYWKSGQ